From a region of the Fischerella sp. JS2 genome:
- a CDS encoding ABC transporter permease: MATEALWSNKLRTSLTMLGVIIGISSVIAITSVGQGVQKATEQQIQALGTDILQVFAGSARSGYVRQGLGSSSTLTWEDAKAIAQQAPSAQIVSAYLQRNAQVVYGGQNTSTTIYGTDLNYPEVRNTYPQSGRFFNQEELDTAKQVAVLGPTIQRTLFGEAANPIGERIRIQGEAYEVIGVMEPKGSQGPIDRDDQIFIPLTSMSARLVGNNALNGVSVNGILLKARNEEQLEAAQFQVTNILRLRHNIFPPQVDDFRITNQADIANTFTNVVGLFTVMVVAIAGISLLVGGIGIANIMLVSVVERTREIGIRKALGATNSAILNQFLTEAIVISALGGSIGIVGGVIIAAAAAAIFKFPFVVSPLSIIAGFGLSFTVGLLAGVIPARNAAKLDPIAALRSD; this comes from the coding sequence ATGGCCACGGAAGCCCTGTGGAGTAATAAATTACGCACCAGCTTAACTATGCTAGGTGTGATAATCGGGATTTCCTCGGTAATTGCTATTACTTCTGTCGGTCAAGGTGTACAAAAGGCAACTGAACAACAAATTCAGGCATTAGGTACGGATATTCTGCAAGTGTTTGCTGGTTCTGCCAGAAGTGGATATGTCCGTCAGGGGCTTGGTTCTAGCAGCACTTTAACTTGGGAAGATGCAAAAGCGATCGCTCAACAAGCGCCATCTGCTCAAATTGTCTCTGCCTACTTACAACGAAATGCACAAGTTGTCTACGGAGGACAGAATACATCAACAACAATTTATGGCACAGATTTGAATTATCCAGAAGTGAGGAATACTTACCCGCAATCAGGAAGATTTTTTAACCAAGAGGAATTAGATACTGCCAAGCAAGTTGCTGTTTTAGGTCCTACAATCCAGAGGACACTTTTTGGTGAAGCTGCCAATCCCATCGGTGAAAGAATCCGCATTCAGGGAGAAGCTTATGAAGTGATTGGAGTGATGGAACCAAAAGGTTCCCAAGGGCCAATAGACCGGGATGACCAAATTTTTATTCCTCTTACTAGTATGTCAGCAAGGCTTGTTGGCAATAATGCTTTAAATGGTGTGTCTGTGAATGGAATTTTGCTGAAAGCCAGAAATGAAGAACAACTAGAAGCAGCTCAGTTTCAAGTTACTAATATTTTGCGTCTGCGACACAATATTTTTCCACCACAAGTAGATGATTTTAGGATTACCAATCAAGCTGATATTGCCAATACTTTTACTAATGTTGTGGGTTTATTCACTGTCATGGTCGTAGCGATCGCTGGAATTTCTTTGTTAGTTGGAGGGATTGGGATTGCAAATATCATGCTCGTTTCAGTGGTTGAACGGACACGGGAAATTGGGATTCGCAAAGCACTAGGAGCAACTAATTCTGCTATCCTCAACCAATTTTTGACAGAAGCGATCGTCATATCTGCTTTGGGAGGAAGTATTGGAATCGTAGGAGGTGTGATTATTGCAGCGGCGGCGGCGGCTATTTTTAAATTTCCTTTTGTCGTCTCTCCTTTATCAATTATCGCTGGTTTTGGACTCTCGTTTACAGTTGGATTATTAGCTGGAGTTATCCCAGCACGCAACGCCGCCAAGTTAGATCCGATTGCTGCTTTGAGGAGCGATTAG
- a CDS encoding ABC transporter permease, giving the protein MNLVESIKMAGKTLLSNKLRSTLTMLGIVIGNASVIAMIGIGEAGQKYVNKQLESLGPNVLFVLPGNQETQRISFEVPKNLVLADADAIATQVPTVAGVAPELNRRQVVTYRNRNTNVNIIGTTPTFPEVRDFETSQGRFFTEVDIKRNNQVTVLGAKLAEKLFGSSNPVGAQLRIKDSSFQVIGVLEAKGSSLGADYDEAALIPITTSANRLVGRNSPYGIGLDYIVVSARNANSVDGAEFQITNLLRQRHKITGEDDFTIRTQKDAMQTIGQITGALTVMLAAIAAISLIVGGIGIMNIMLVSVTERTQEIGLRKAIGATQQDILSQFIIEAVILSAAGGLIGTAIGVSGILLVGALTPLDAGISVIAITLSVGVSGGIGLFFGVVPARRAAKLDPIVALRSA; this is encoded by the coding sequence ATGAACTTAGTAGAAAGTATCAAAATGGCAGGGAAAACCCTGCTGTCTAATAAATTACGTAGCACTCTCACAATGTTAGGTATCGTCATCGGCAATGCTTCGGTAATTGCCATGATTGGGATTGGTGAAGCTGGACAAAAGTATGTAAATAAGCAGTTAGAATCTTTGGGACCAAATGTGCTGTTTGTCCTTCCTGGGAATCAGGAAACTCAGCGCATTTCTTTTGAAGTACCGAAAAATCTGGTATTGGCTGATGCAGATGCGATCGCTACTCAAGTACCAACAGTAGCAGGAGTTGCCCCAGAGTTAAACAGAAGACAAGTAGTAACTTACCGCAACCGCAACACCAACGTCAACATTATTGGTACAACTCCTACTTTCCCAGAAGTGCGGGATTTTGAAACTTCTCAAGGACGATTTTTCACCGAAGTAGATATCAAGCGCAATAATCAAGTTACGGTGCTGGGTGCGAAATTGGCAGAAAAACTATTTGGTAGTAGTAATCCTGTTGGCGCACAACTACGAATTAAAGATTCCAGCTTTCAAGTTATTGGTGTGTTAGAAGCCAAAGGCTCAAGCTTGGGTGCAGATTATGATGAAGCAGCACTAATACCAATCACCACATCTGCAAACCGATTAGTGGGACGAAATTCTCCCTATGGTATTGGTTTAGATTATATTGTCGTCTCGGCTCGTAATGCGAATAGTGTTGATGGAGCAGAGTTTCAAATTACAAATTTGCTGCGTCAGCGACATAAAATTACAGGTGAAGACGACTTTACGATCCGCACGCAAAAAGATGCAATGCAGACTATCGGTCAGATCACAGGTGCATTGACAGTTATGCTAGCAGCAATCGCGGCAATTTCTCTAATTGTCGGTGGTATTGGCATCATGAATATCATGCTTGTCTCCGTCACCGAACGCACTCAAGAAATTGGACTACGCAAAGCAATTGGTGCAACTCAGCAAGACATCCTATCACAGTTCATAATTGAAGCTGTGATTCTCTCTGCCGCAGGTGGTTTAATCGGGACTGCGATCGGTGTGAGTGGTATTCTGTTGGTGGGAGCCTTAACACCCTTAGATGCAGGAATTTCTGTGATTGCAATTACCCTTTCAGTGGGTGTTTCCGGTGGTATAGGTTTATTCTTTGGCGTTGTTCCTGCGCGGCGTGCTGCGAAACTCGACCCAATTGTAGCTTTAAGAAGCGCTTAG
- a CDS encoding HlyD family secretion protein, with product MTQTAPQPTEDIKDIPLPPAKEKRRKKLIPLVIGLLLLVSGIGYGIWRWLQPPTAGDVLKFSGRIEGYETEIGVKRSGRVESIFVREGVAVKKGQQLIQLDDSIVQELQDQLKGAQAQVLSAQSDEQQALADVERVQGEIKQIDSQIEEAKLNLLQSQGNTQGRVKQAQANVAAAKAQLVQAQAQVKQAEAEVKLAKVNRDRYAKLVNDGAINQQQFDQAQTTYDTAIATLEAKKAAVNAAREQLSAAEGELTQAKTTGLNPEIRTAQIEALKRQRQQSLAQLKSAQAKVKSAQAKVKDTQAAKQQILTQIQDAKKDLNVISPLDGVVTARSVEPGAVVSNQTNILTIVDPKTVYLRGFIPEGEIGNVRLGQITKIYLDSAPKKPLTGKVISIDPQASFTPENIYFQKDRVRQVVGVRISVENPSGCFNPEQPYNNGNLPCAKIGMPADGEIRIKDEV from the coding sequence ATGACTCAGACTGCCCCCCAACCGACAGAAGATATTAAAGATATTCCCTTACCACCTGCGAAAGAAAAGCGTCGCAAAAAGCTAATACCTCTAGTGATTGGGCTACTGCTGTTGGTAAGTGGGATTGGCTATGGAATCTGGAGGTGGCTGCAACCGCCAACAGCAGGGGACGTACTCAAATTTAGTGGCAGAATAGAAGGTTACGAAACCGAAATAGGGGTGAAAAGATCAGGTAGGGTTGAATCTATTTTTGTCCGAGAAGGTGTAGCAGTCAAAAAAGGACAGCAGTTAATTCAGCTAGATGATAGTATTGTCCAAGAACTGCAAGACCAACTAAAAGGCGCACAGGCGCAGGTATTATCAGCCCAGTCGGATGAACAGCAGGCACTTGCAGATGTAGAGAGAGTTCAAGGGGAAATTAAACAAATTGATAGTCAAATTGAAGAAGCAAAATTGAATTTATTGCAGTCCCAAGGTAATACTCAAGGTCGAGTCAAGCAGGCACAAGCGAATGTCGCCGCCGCTAAAGCACAACTTGTACAGGCACAAGCACAAGTCAAGCAAGCAGAGGCGGAAGTCAAATTAGCGAAAGTGAATCGCGATCGCTATGCCAAACTTGTAAATGATGGGGCAATTAATCAACAACAATTTGACCAAGCCCAAACAACATACGACACCGCGATCGCAACTTTAGAAGCCAAAAAAGCAGCAGTCAATGCGGCACGGGAACAGTTAAGCGCTGCTGAAGGTGAACTAACACAAGCCAAAACCACAGGCTTGAATCCTGAGATCCGTACAGCTCAAATAGAAGCACTCAAAAGACAACGACAGCAGAGTCTTGCTCAGTTAAAATCTGCTCAAGCCAAAGTCAAATCTGCTCAAGCCAAGGTTAAAGATACCCAAGCTGCTAAACAGCAAATCCTCACCCAAATTCAAGATGCCAAGAAAGACCTAAATGTTATCAGTCCTTTGGATGGGGTAGTAACTGCCCGGAGTGTAGAACCAGGAGCCGTTGTCAGCAATCAGACCAATATTCTCACCATTGTTGACCCTAAAACAGTATATCTGCGTGGTTTTATTCCTGAAGGCGAGATCGGCAATGTGCGTTTGGGACAAATCACCAAAATTTACTTAGATTCTGCACCTAAAAAACCCCTGACAGGCAAAGTAATTTCTATTGATCCACAGGCTTCGTTTACCCCAGAGAATATTTACTTCCAAAAAGATCGAGTTAGGCAAGTGGTGGGTGTTCGCATTAGTGTGGAAAATCCTAGTGGTTGTTTTAATCCAGAGCAACCGTATAATAACGGAAATTTACCTTGTGCCAAAATTGGGATGCCTGCGGATGGGGAAATAAGGATAAAGGATGAAGTATGA
- a CDS encoding ABC transporter permease — protein MKRIFAQCIKELAQFRRDRLTLALAFLLPFLTLLIFGFAIRLESKDIPLIVQDFDHTNLSRSYIERLYATNQFIPHKWSGTDPVRDAIDRGIAKAAVIIPPEFSRDLQGGKSTQVQVFIDATDVNNARVIKNSIQQVTNFFMRDQGLLAATSSITPNMRLWFNPGRLESLYIVPGTYAVVLWIFPSLLSAIAMVREKEKGTIMQVYASSITATELILGKGLAYLLIALAEALIAMILGSVIFRVGLAGNPLTLIIGSLLFIADSVLFGLLLGVRSSNQNAAVQGVSLIGFITALLLSGFIYPLNNIPFPLSLVPNVVPARYYIDITRDAFVRGTGWAGVWFDLVMLAILGLIFFNVSRRVLSKMQLPD, from the coding sequence ATGAAAAGAATTTTCGCTCAATGTATTAAAGAATTAGCTCAATTTCGTCGCGATCGCCTGACTTTGGCATTAGCATTTTTACTCCCATTCCTGACGCTGTTGATTTTTGGGTTTGCAATTCGCTTGGAAAGTAAGGATATTCCCTTAATTGTGCAAGATTTTGACCATACAAATCTCAGCAGAAGCTATATTGAACGATTGTATGCCACAAATCAGTTTATACCCCATAAATGGTCTGGTACAGACCCAGTGCGGGATGCGATTGATCGTGGTATTGCCAAAGCCGCTGTAATCATTCCTCCCGAATTTAGTCGCGACCTTCAAGGTGGTAAAAGTACTCAAGTACAAGTATTCATTGATGCTACAGATGTTAACAATGCCCGTGTGATAAAAAATAGTATTCAACAAGTGACAAATTTTTTTATGCGCGATCAGGGATTATTAGCTGCTACTAGTAGTATTACTCCCAATATGCGCCTCTGGTTTAATCCTGGTCGATTGGAATCATTATATATTGTGCCAGGAACTTATGCAGTTGTATTGTGGATTTTTCCCTCCTTACTAAGTGCGATCGCAATGGTAAGAGAAAAGGAAAAAGGCACAATCATGCAAGTCTATGCTTCCAGCATCACTGCTACTGAATTAATTCTTGGGAAAGGACTGGCATACTTACTAATTGCTCTTGCTGAAGCATTAATAGCCATGATACTTGGTTCGGTAATTTTCCGAGTTGGTTTAGCAGGTAATCCCTTAACTTTAATCATTGGCTCTCTATTATTTATTGCCGATAGTGTATTATTTGGTTTGTTATTAGGAGTACGTAGCAGTAATCAAAATGCAGCTGTTCAAGGTGTTTCTTTGATTGGTTTCATTACAGCTTTGTTACTCTCTGGTTTTATTTATCCACTCAATAATATTCCTTTTCCACTTTCGCTAGTTCCTAATGTTGTTCCGGCACGCTATTACATTGATATCACTCGTGATGCTTTTGTTCGCGGGACAGGATGGGCTGGTGTTTGGTTTGATTTAGTGATGCTGGCTATATTAGGATTGATCTTTTTTAATGTTTCGCGTCGAGTTTTAAGTAAGATGCAATTACCAGATTAA
- a CDS encoding efflux RND transporter periplasmic adaptor subunit, with protein sequence MNTHIEIPVIGKVKYPQRWLIGLVTAGILVVGGTTTYTLVNRGASKEDIAALTIPVEAKDVTLRITASGKVVPDQSVNISPKQPGIVAELKVEQGDRVQKGQVIAVMDSADVNAQILQYQASLDQAKAQLAEAQAGSRPQEIAQARARLAQAQAQLDQARAGNRSQEIQEAQAQVDDAKAQVNLTQARVRRYRGLAEQGAISQDQLDQYVSEDRRAKAALEQAQRRLSLLESGSRSEEIARQEAAVAEAKAALKLLQNGTRPEVIAQRKAAVAVAQAQLKAAQVKLQDTVIRAPFAGIVTQKYANDGAYVAPTTSASSSASATSSSIVALAKGLEVLAQVPEADIGRIKEGQQVEIVTDAYPDQVFKGRVRLIAPEAVKEEGVTLFQVRVTINTGQEKLRSGLNVDLTFLGDQVDDALLVPTVAIVTEKGETGVLVPDAENKPLFRPVTVGAQVKDQTQIVSGVKEGDRVFINPPKDYKREQQEKEQRK encoded by the coding sequence ATGAATACCCATATAGAAATTCCCGTTATAGGCAAAGTGAAATACCCCCAACGCTGGCTAATTGGGCTAGTCACAGCTGGTATTTTGGTTGTTGGTGGCACTACAACTTATACTCTGGTAAATCGGGGGGCAAGTAAAGAAGATATAGCGGCGCTCACTATTCCTGTAGAAGCAAAAGATGTCACATTACGGATTACTGCCAGTGGGAAGGTAGTACCAGATCAAAGCGTGAATATTAGCCCGAAACAACCAGGAATTGTAGCAGAGCTAAAAGTTGAACAAGGCGATCGCGTCCAAAAAGGACAAGTTATTGCTGTGATGGATAGTGCAGATGTAAACGCCCAAATTCTGCAATACCAAGCCAGCCTAGATCAAGCCAAAGCACAGCTAGCTGAAGCCCAAGCTGGGAGCCGCCCCCAAGAGATTGCCCAAGCTAGAGCGCGTTTAGCACAAGCCCAAGCACAACTAGATCAAGCCCGCGCTGGTAATCGTTCCCAGGAGATCCAAGAAGCCCAAGCTCAAGTAGATGATGCTAAAGCACAGGTGAACTTGACGCAGGCACGAGTCAGGCGGTATCGAGGATTGGCAGAACAAGGAGCAATTTCTCAAGACCAATTAGATCAGTACGTGAGTGAAGATAGAAGGGCAAAAGCCGCATTGGAACAAGCTCAACGCCGATTGTCACTATTAGAAAGTGGCTCTCGTTCCGAAGAAATCGCCCGCCAAGAAGCTGCTGTTGCGGAAGCCAAAGCTGCGTTAAAATTGCTCCAAAATGGTACACGCCCAGAGGTAATTGCCCAACGTAAAGCAGCCGTAGCTGTTGCACAGGCACAGTTAAAGGCAGCTCAAGTGAAGTTACAAGACACAGTTATCCGCGCTCCTTTTGCAGGAATTGTCACTCAGAAATATGCTAACGATGGTGCTTATGTAGCGCCGACTACTTCTGCTTCTTCGAGTGCCTCGGCTACTTCCAGTTCTATCGTTGCCTTAGCTAAGGGTTTAGAGGTATTAGCACAAGTCCCTGAAGCCGATATTGGCAGAATTAAAGAAGGACAACAGGTAGAAATTGTTACTGATGCTTATCCAGATCAAGTATTTAAAGGTCGTGTACGCCTGATTGCTCCTGAAGCCGTGAAGGAAGAAGGTGTGACATTATTTCAAGTGCGAGTAACTATTAATACGGGTCAAGAAAAATTACGTTCTGGGTTAAATGTTGATTTAACGTTTTTAGGCGATCAAGTAGACGATGCGCTTCTAGTACCAACTGTGGCAATTGTTACCGAAAAGGGCGAAACTGGAGTACTTGTCCCAGATGCTGAAAATAAACCTCTGTTCCGTCCAGTGACAGTGGGAGCGCAGGTAAAAGATCAGACTCAGATTGTGTCTGGTGTAAAAGAAGGCGATCGCGTATTTATCAACCCGCCCAAAGACTATAAACGGGAACAGCAAGAGAAAGAACAACGAAAATGA
- a CDS encoding ATP-binding cassette domain-containing protein, with product MKQVVKKISDIYYSEGSESTKAVCVRGLHKHYGQLAAVQGIDFTVYKGEMFGLIGPDGAGKTTTFHILAGVMEATAGEVQVFGQPARDARLKTGYLTQQFSLYLDLSIDENLRYIAGLRQVPDNLLWERRQKYLQLMSLEKFGDRLAGQLSGGMKQKLALCGALLSQPEVLLLDEPTTGVDPVSRREFWDVLAELSAEGMTIVVATPYLDEAERCDRVALMYSGQIHEIGTPAELRANLDLHRLEVRTSNLELAEQVLSQNPPTNIVDVQTFGDRLDVLVQNVAVGETQVRELLQQQHLPVPAIEHNEPTLENVFVTRLRQQGSAPQFFAFPRSRGGNRKHGGQGGQGRISALSSPSPLSSASPLAISARNLSRVFGKFQAVKSVNVEVRYGEIFGLLGANGAGKTTTIKMLCGLLEPSGGEISLGGETGNLRSAQLRRRIGYMSQKFTLYDDLTILENLEFYSGVYGVPRKLRREKIDWVIATCGLKGQENMLTGQLPGGWKQRVAFGASVMHEPDILFLDEPTSGVDPLARRQFWKLINDFAHNGTAILVTTHYLEEAEQCNRMSFMVAGETVAEGSPSSIKASQPGQLIEIIINNNQAASKLLKQHLDSWRVSIFANCLHVVLDHANTEVPQIRRLLSSANLSIESIRPIPFSLEDAFIGIVQRAQN from the coding sequence ATGAAACAAGTAGTAAAAAAAATAAGTGATATATATTACTCTGAAGGTAGTGAATCTACTAAAGCAGTATGCGTTCGTGGTCTGCATAAGCATTATGGGCAACTTGCTGCGGTGCAGGGCATTGATTTTACTGTCTACAAAGGTGAGATGTTTGGGCTAATTGGTCCTGACGGTGCGGGGAAGACAACCACCTTTCATATTTTGGCAGGTGTGATGGAAGCAACAGCAGGAGAAGTGCAAGTTTTTGGTCAACCTGCACGGGATGCACGCTTAAAGACTGGTTATCTGACACAGCAGTTTTCGCTATATCTTGATTTGAGTATTGATGAGAATTTGCGCTACATTGCAGGTTTGCGGCAAGTACCGGATAATTTGTTGTGGGAACGTCGCCAGAAATATCTGCAATTGATGAGCTTGGAAAAATTTGGCGATCGCTTAGCCGGACAACTTTCTGGAGGGATGAAACAAAAGCTGGCGTTATGTGGTGCGCTACTTTCTCAACCGGAAGTTTTGTTACTTGATGAACCTACCACAGGTGTAGATCCAGTCTCGCGTCGGGAATTTTGGGATGTACTAGCTGAATTGTCAGCAGAAGGGATGACAATTGTTGTCGCGACACCCTACTTAGATGAGGCTGAACGTTGCGATCGCGTCGCTTTAATGTACAGTGGGCAAATTCACGAAATTGGTACACCAGCGGAATTACGTGCCAACTTGGACTTACATCGCTTAGAAGTCCGCACTTCAAATTTAGAACTAGCTGAACAAGTTTTATCGCAGAATCCACCTACAAATATAGTAGATGTACAAACATTTGGCGATCGCTTGGATGTCCTCGTTCAAAATGTAGCAGTGGGAGAAACCCAAGTTAGGGAATTATTACAACAACAGCATTTACCTGTTCCCGCAATAGAACATAATGAACCCACTCTCGAAAACGTCTTTGTTACCCGTCTACGTCAACAAGGTTCTGCACCACAGTTTTTTGCTTTTCCACGTTCCCGGGGGGGGAATAGAAAACATGGGGGACAAGGAGGACAAGGAAGAATTTCTGCTTTGTCTTCCCCCTCTCCCTTGTCTTCTGCCTCTCCTCTTGCGATTTCAGCCCGCAACCTCAGTCGCGTCTTTGGTAAATTCCAAGCAGTCAAAAGTGTCAATGTAGAAGTGCGTTATGGCGAAATCTTTGGACTTTTGGGGGCGAATGGTGCAGGAAAAACTACAACTATCAAAATGCTGTGTGGCTTGCTAGAACCTAGTGGAGGTGAAATTTCCCTTGGTGGCGAAACCGGAAACCTGCGGAGTGCACAACTGCGGCGACGCATTGGTTACATGAGTCAGAAATTCACTCTTTATGATGACCTGACGATTCTAGAAAACCTAGAATTTTACAGTGGTGTTTATGGTGTTCCTCGCAAATTGCGTCGGGAAAAAATAGATTGGGTAATTGCTACTTGTGGGCTAAAGGGACAAGAGAACATGCTGACTGGCCAGTTACCCGGTGGTTGGAAACAACGAGTTGCTTTTGGTGCGTCGGTGATGCACGAACCTGATATTTTATTTTTAGATGAGCCGACATCCGGAGTAGATCCACTCGCCCGTCGTCAGTTCTGGAAACTAATAAACGACTTTGCCCACAATGGCACAGCTATATTAGTCACAACCCATTATTTAGAAGAAGCTGAACAGTGTAACCGCATGAGTTTTATGGTTGCAGGTGAAACTGTAGCGGAAGGTTCTCCGAGTTCGATTAAAGCTTCTCAACCTGGACAACTGATAGAAATTATTATTAATAACAATCAAGCCGCTTCTAAATTGCTAAAACAACACTTAGATTCTTGGCGCGTTTCCATTTTTGCCAATTGCTTACATGTAGTTCTTGATCACGCAAATACAGAAGTACCACAAATACGTAGACTTCTAAGCTCTGCTAACTTGAGTATAGAGTCTATTCGCCCTATCCCTTTTTCTTTAGAAGATGCCTTTATTGGTATTGTGCAACGGGCGCAGAACTAG
- a CDS encoding ABC transporter ATP-binding protein, protein MIWMEYITKTYQLGDVHVPVLKGINLAIEEGEYVAIMGMSGSGKSTLMNIIGCLDRPTSGQYVLEGRNLTTFGDDELAYIRNQRIGFVFQQFNLLPRATALENVMLPMVYANIPKSKRRQKAIAALTRVGLQDRIFNRPSQLSGGQQQRVAIARALVNRPALVLADEPTGALDTKTSEEVMELLTELNNQGITIVIVTHEPDIAAQTKRIIRVQDGLVVG, encoded by the coding sequence ATGATTTGGATGGAATATATTACCAAAACTTACCAGCTTGGGGATGTGCATGTGCCAGTACTAAAAGGAATTAATCTGGCAATTGAGGAGGGGGAATATGTTGCCATTATGGGTATGTCTGGTTCTGGGAAATCGACACTGATGAATATTATCGGCTGTCTGGATCGCCCGACAAGCGGACAATATGTTTTGGAAGGCAGAAATTTGACAACCTTTGGTGATGACGAGTTGGCGTATATTCGCAATCAACGCATTGGCTTTGTCTTTCAACAATTTAATTTATTGCCAAGGGCGACAGCTTTAGAAAATGTCATGCTGCCAATGGTTTACGCTAACATACCGAAATCAAAACGCCGTCAAAAAGCGATCGCAGCTTTAACTAGAGTCGGTTTACAAGACCGCATCTTCAACCGTCCAAGTCAACTTTCTGGAGGACAACAGCAACGGGTAGCGATCGCTCGCGCTTTAGTAAATCGACCGGCTTTGGTTTTAGCTGATGAGCCAACAGGCGCTTTAGACACAAAGACTTCTGAAGAAGTAATGGAATTACTGACAGAATTAAACAACCAAGGAATCACGATTGTGATTGTCACCCATGAGCCAGATATTGCAGCACAAACAAAAAGAATTATTCGAGTTCAGGATGGGTTGGTTGTAGGTTGA
- a CDS encoding ABC transporter permease, translating to MKIFHRLFNSSFWALVRKEFRQILRNKQLIILLTVPPTVQLLLYGTALNPDVHNLRLGVIDYANVGSSRELITAMTSNRVFTLDSVPTSEKELSRQVEEGKLDVGVIIPPEFPRQLAKKSANIQVFIDGVNANTAGIAGNYINQIIQQYNRHLANAQANPPVSPQVVFLYNPGLTSSWFFVPGVMGLVLTLIGTLVSAATVIREKDTGTLEQLLMTPAANWEILLAKIVPLVFLMMADVLLALTLGLVVFHLPFRGNLLLFFTLSAVYVFVGISLGMMLATIARSQQQVLLTSFFINMPLVQTSGAIAPIEAMPPFFQYLSLLNPLRHYITIVRGILLKGVGFDVLWMHVLALVGFAVALMTISVKRFRSQLS from the coding sequence ATGAAAATTTTTCACCGATTATTTAACAGTTCTTTTTGGGCATTAGTACGTAAAGAATTTCGCCAAATTCTGCGTAATAAACAGCTAATCATACTGTTAACTGTACCACCAACAGTGCAACTATTGCTCTATGGCACAGCCCTTAATCCTGATGTGCATAACTTGCGATTAGGTGTGATTGATTATGCCAATGTTGGGTCAAGTCGAGAACTAATCACGGCAATGACTTCTAATCGTGTTTTTACTCTAGATTCGGTTCCGACTAGTGAAAAAGAATTAAGTCGCCAGGTAGAAGAAGGAAAATTAGATGTAGGTGTAATTATTCCACCAGAATTTCCACGCCAGCTAGCAAAAAAATCAGCAAATATTCAAGTTTTTATTGATGGAGTGAATGCAAATACAGCAGGCATTGCTGGCAACTATATAAATCAAATTATTCAACAATATAATCGCCATTTAGCAAATGCTCAAGCCAATCCGCCAGTGTCACCTCAAGTCGTGTTTCTCTATAATCCTGGATTAACAAGTAGCTGGTTTTTTGTCCCTGGAGTGATGGGTTTAGTGTTGACATTAATTGGTACGTTAGTGTCAGCAGCAACAGTCATCAGGGAAAAAGATACAGGAACTCTAGAACAACTGCTGATGACTCCTGCGGCAAACTGGGAGATTTTACTAGCAAAAATTGTGCCTTTGGTATTTCTAATGATGGCAGATGTATTGCTAGCTTTAACTTTAGGATTGGTAGTCTTCCATTTGCCGTTTCGGGGTAATCTTTTGCTGTTTTTTACCTTATCGGCTGTGTATGTATTTGTAGGAATTAGCTTGGGAATGATGTTAGCAACGATCGCGCGATCGCAACAACAAGTTTTACTTACATCCTTTTTCATCAATATGCCATTAGTACAAACTTCTGGCGCGATCGCTCCTATCGAAGCAATGCCACCTTTTTTCCAATATTTATCTCTCCTCAATCCCTTACGTCATTACATCACCATTGTCCGGGGTATTCTACTCAAAGGCGTAGGTTTTGATGTCCTCTGGATGCACGTTCTCGCCTTAGTTGGTTTTGCTGTAGCGTTAATGACAATTAGTGTGAAGAGATTTCGTAGCCAGTTGAGTTAA